In the genome of Aedes aegypti strain LVP_AGWG chromosome 2, AaegL5.0 Primary Assembly, whole genome shotgun sequence, the window AACGTGAACGAAGAATCCACAAGGATTATGCAGATAGAGGAAGCAAAGAACCACCAAAATTCGTTGGAAGTGAGAAAGTTCTCATTCAGGATCAAGCGTCGCAAAGATGGACACATGGAACCGTATTGAAACCACTTGACGAAACCCGTTCGTATCTAGTGACCGATGGCGAGAGAACACTGAGGAGGAATGCTCATCATTTGCGCAAGCTACGAGGAGGATTGGAAGAAATTGTGCAAGAAACCGAACAAGAAACGGCAAGCGACTCCAATGATACTCGACGTGAATCACCAGCTGGGACCATGAACCGAAGTCAAGTTTTGTTAAGTGAAACATCAAGTGGAACCGCACCTTCGACAACATGTGTAACTCGGTCTGGGCGTACAGTGAAACCTAAGAGGTTCGATGAATTTCAATATTATTAAGAAAGGAAGATGTAACGTATAAGAGTAACATGTGTTTATTGGAATACCTTCACATAACAGTATCTTGTACCTTACCTTTATACCATGAACCATACCTGACAATAAACATCATTGATTGACTCGTAACTAGCTTACAAACGGCATGCCCATTTTGATCTACACTTTACTTATCAATCCcatgttgactaaatccttttaaacattgacttgacaagtagagtgtagctcaagataggcttgccgttttgccgttgtaccgcgctgccgctcacattgtgcttggggcttaacactgctctggagcatggttaaacttgacattgcaaaagttattttctgctcccgtgaatttgagaataactaaccatctgtcaactttgttctgaaataactactcaactgtcaaagctcaaaagggtcgaccgcgaagttcaatttaaccatttgaggggaaaataactgtcaaattttaactaataccCAATCAACCAGTCTTCAttattctttatagatctttgtccaACGATGGCAATCGCTaacgattcaaaacgaatcgatatcgatcgctatcgaaaatcactgactggttgaccgggtagttaaacgaactggtgaaacggtggcctaaggctgtgaaccgtttcaccaattcgtttaactattagttaaaatttgacatttcaatagttattttcccctaaaatggttaaattgaacttcgCGGTCGGCCCATTTGAACTTTGACattcgagtagttatttcagaacaaagttgacagatggatagttattctcaaattcacggcagcagaaaataacttttgaactgtcaagtttaaccatgctccagagcagggttatttataaccggaggggaaataactatcgagctgtcaaattttaactaaaagttaaacgaaatggtgaaacggttcacagcctaaagccccaaacgcaatgatggcggaacggcaacggaaagcggaaccggttcgccagcatgaactacaacAAGCTTGTCGACTAAGTGTTAgttcaatttcattcgttgtcagctcagtcgagatggtgtgattcatcctggcgaaccggtaccgcattccgttgccgttccgctatcattgcgtttgggccttaagtaaaatgtttttttttcgtgagaACAACAAATTTTATGGCACGTGCAGAAGCTCATTTTGTTCAGCCCTGTGCTCTCCCAAATTTGAACGATGTTTTAGAGAAGACCCTCCTCTGCGATGTTTTTGATGAACCGCAaacaaaaaacacaaaaattaaAAGTCAACAAGAGtactgttgtgaacgaaaacgTGTTGGCtgtgaaacaaattttgaagcgattttttctgttaaaaatggtaacaataatcaaaaatgttcaataaCTTTAGTCGTTTAATGTTCTCTATTTGTAGGCCAACAAAAAACTGAAACTCAAACGTCTCCATGGCCAAAAATCCGCTCAGCTGAAAAGGATGATCAAACCAACCGACAGCCGGTTGAAGGAAGCTGATCGAAAGGTGAAGAAATCCCGGACAGAAACCGAACGTCAGGCAATGGAGAAGCCCCAGGCCAGCTCGGCCATGTTCTTCCAGTACAACACACAGCTGGGCCCCCCATATCACATTCTGGTGGACACCAATTTCATAAACTTCAGCATCAAGAACAAGTTGGACATAGTGAAAACGATGATGGACTGTTTGTATGCCAAGTGCATTCCGTACGTTACGGATTGCGTGGTCGGGGAGTTGGAAAAATTGGGCCAGAAGTACAAGCTGGCGCTGCGTATTATCAAGGACTCGCGGTTCGAGCGGATCAAGTGCCTACATCGGGGAACCTATGCCGATGATTGTCTGGTCCAAAGGGTTATGCAGCATAAGTGCTACATTGTGGCCACCAACGATAAGGACCTGAAGCGGAGGATCCGCAAAATTCCCGGTGTGCCTATTATGAACGTGGCCATGAACCGGTACGTGATAGAGCGGATGCCGGATGCTTTCGAGCCGATGGCGAAGAAATAGATTTAATGCGGATGGAAGGTTAACGTGAGTTGGTTCTTTCTCGTGGTGTTTATCACTGGCAATCACATAAGAATAGACatgttatacatatttttattcTGTAAATGCATTTCTCATATTTCCTCAAATATTTCTTCATTCACGGAATTCCGTTTGAGAACCTGAATATTCAGGTTCTTTCAACCCGATCCACAAGAGACCTGATTTTAGTATAGTTTACACGTTGCTCACGTTCTCGTGATTGTTCTGCACGTCCGGACGGTTGAATCCAGAATTCCTTGTTGGTTCCTCGAAATGGACCAGTTCGTAATGATAATTGTTGGAGATGGAGCACTTTCTATCAGCTTTGCAGTTCTTTAGACTTCTGCTACTGATGATGGTTGGGTTTCTTGACACTGAAAACAGGATTTAGAATCGCAAGCTGATTGTCCAGCTGAAAGCAGGAAGTTTTTCAGCTAGGTAAGAAATGAGTTCGGGGTTCATAAGATAATGTTTAGCCCTCGCGTTGGTCATCCCTACCGGTACCAAGGTACCAATTACGGCATTGTAAAAGGCACGGAAGGACTCGATGTTTCCCTCTTTTGCGCTCTACAGGTTTCTCAGTGTTTCCAGTCGGTTGGCAATCACCCACTCAGTTCGACCAAAGTTTGACTTCAACATTCGCAGATTCTGCTCCACATTCTCAGGGGATGAACGCAGCGATTCCACGGTTTTTTGCGCCTTTCCACGAAGCGCTTTATTCATTCGTCTCAGATTATCGTGATCTGACAACTGAAACTCATCAGTGGATGCTctgaacacattttcaaaaactatcCTATCCACTCTATCACGTCGCCGGAAAAGGGGGCAGATGTCTCAAGTTTCTGCTTTCGACGCTTGCGGCAGAACCTCGTTCACAGTCGGTTCGAGAACCGACGCGTTCATCGCACCGATCGCTGCCACATTTTACATGCCGCCGGTTATTTCCACATCCTGCCGTTGCATTCTTCATACTAGACGGCGATGGGTTGTACTCACTGGGTGCAGATGGATACCACACATTGGGCGGTGGCGTGTCTGGATCACGCGAAACTTGACGATCCATCCATGGCGACGATTCAACAAACACGCTAGTTGGTCTTACCTTTTTTGTATCGGCAAGCCAATCTACAACGCGTTTCGATGTATCTGCTCGTAGTGGACCCACGACTTGAACCGGACTGCAGCTCAAACTTCTTCAACTCACACTCTCGTTACCCCTTCAGGAATTCCGTTTTCCTCTGCTCGGTCTTCAGTGCCAGGTCATGTTGGATTTGCAGCTCAGCCAATTGCTTCGCAGCAACGATCCTGTTGCGTTCGATGAACGCTTGCAATTCAGCCTCCTCGTTTTGCTCCTCCAGATCCAGAAGCTTAAGTTGGCTGTCAGTGTTGCTGCTCCGTGGGGTCCGCGATCCCTTAGACCGAAATTGGGATTCAACAGATGTCGAtgcttaggggcccagatagccgtagcggtaaacgcgcagctattcagcatgaccatgctgagggtcgtgggttcgaatcccgctggtcgaggatcttttcgtaaaggaaattttctcgattcccagggcatagagtatcttcgtacctgccacacgatatacacatgcaaaaatggtcaatcggcaaagaaagctctcagttaataactgtggaagtgctcataagaacactaatctgagaggcaggctttgtcccagttgggacgtaatgccagaaagaagaagaagatgtcgaTGCTCCGGAAGCGACAGATTTGTTTTTCCGGGGCCATATCTTGCTGAACAGTAACGTTTTCCACCCCGTGGGGATGGTTGGGTGGAGTACGAAGCATACTactttgcttcggaatttctatTACGTAACTATCTAGACGCTTAGAAGCTACACCTTATTTGTTCTACCAGAGCAACGAAACTATGGTTCCCTATGAACCGTTCGTAGGCATTCGAAGAACCAAAGTTACAGCGTGGGTCGCTCGGAATCAACCGACAGCTTTTTTTACTGTTTCATTTATTAGAAGGCTCACACGCCGTACCCAGCATTACAGAGCCGATTCTCAGTTTCTATTACTAATAGAAAAAATCAAACCCTTTACAAGTTTATTATTCGATAAACTCTGTTTAACTTCCGTATGACCCgtgtttgggaaacactggtcAGAGCATGCCTTTTTTGTTGCCCTCTTCCCGTTGACCCGCCTCGATCGCCGTCGCTTATTTGTAGCCTCATGAACTAATTTACAATGACGTCAAGCTGCTTCTTCCACCGGAAGAAAACcttttactgcgggccgtgtttacaaaaaatgaacgattcCGTTATGCATTCATCCACttcatgttcatccggtgaacattcgttgtccggatgttggtccggatgtcattttatgtaaacattgcccgcatttagagcagaaaagaaaaagaaagtcgaggataaaagaagaccgtggataagtccattgtGTTCTGTGGATGAGTTTAATCCATTGTCATCatcagggatgccaagtcatttttttttttaaatctggaagattttgaaaatttgtctggaaaagtctgaaTCGGTTATGTCGtacatggagaaccttacaaattatttacaaaaccttacaaatccatttcaaattttatctggatcttccagatttttgtaaaatgggacatcaaaaatctggaatattccagacaaatctggaaggttggcaacgctggtcATCATCAGTCCAGTCGTCGTCATTGTCGTCGTCGTTTTGTTGTTTCGCTTCAGTTGGGTCAGAAGATGGTGGTGTTTGCTGGTTGTCGTTTATGGGAGGAAAATCCTCCTGATTGAACAAGTTGTTGGACGATTTTGATGCTGTCGATGTTGCAGTGATTTATGAGCAGGTGCAGCGCTTGAATCTGCACACTGTCTGCCAGGATGAGATGGTTCGGAGCATCGTTGGCATGATTTGGGCTGGCCGACATAAGAGACCATAGTAGGTTTATTTTCTATGGTGATGAACGATGGAATTTCTCGAAGTAAATTCATCCTGAGTACTCGCACTCCGTTTGAAATTCCGGGAAAGTAGTGCTTCCACTTCTCACTTCTAATGGAGATTACCTCTCCATACTTCATCATGTGGTCAGCGATTGTAACTTGACTCATCGACGGTGGGAGGTCGTGGATTCGGACCGTCACCGCGTCACAATCGATGTAAACCGGAATTCGAAATTTTGTGTTATCACACAGCATTGTTCGTTTCCAATTATGCTCTAATTGGTACCGAGCGACAATTTCTTTTGATTTCATTTCGATGAGCAGTGTGTTGCGCGTGTGATGCAACTGTATGCTCTTAAGATCAGTAAGCTGGAGCTTTATTTGATTCTCCAAAAATTGCTGCACATTTGCCACAT includes:
- the LOC5569517 gene encoding rRNA-processing protein FCF1 homolog, which produces MFLMNRKQKTQKLKVNKSTVVNENVLAVKQILKRFFLLKMANKKLKLKRLHGQKSAQLKRMIKPTDSRLKEADRKVKKSRTETERQAMEKPQASSAMFFQYNTQLGPPYHILVDTNFINFSIKNKLDIVKTMMDCLYAKCIPYVTDCVVGELEKLGQKYKLALRIIKDSRFERIKCLHRGTYADDCLVQRVMQHKCYIVATNDKDLKRRIRKIPGVPIMNVAMNRYVIERMPDAFEPMAKK